Part of the Anopheles coluzzii chromosome 3, AcolN3, whole genome shotgun sequence genome is shown below.
TCAAACGTCTACAAAAGCTCATCTACACGACTGCCAACAGCGTTTCgttaaatattcaaacattcacacaaatCAGCCCTCCTCTACCAACGGCATCCAGTTGCACTTCAACGCAATCACATCACAATCGCCAACCTCAACGAAAGACTATGTGGCGACAGTTGATTTATTAAAGATACATGTGATAACATCTCACACCTGCCTAGCAGAGCTGTCACTTTTGATTGGCTTTGCtggtgtttgcttttttgctgtatttGTGTGCCCAAAGAAGCTAAGCGTGCTAAAAGCGATAGAGCCGCATTAAACCGCAACGGCTACGAGTGTGAGAGCAAGATtgataacaacgataaattAATTTACGCTCCAGGGCGATGAACCCAAAGCTTCACAGTGGCTGGATGCAGCTCAATCCAAGGGAACAGAAAGGCTTTTCCTTTGACCGTCATGGTCAATTGAAGTGACTTTCTTGCTTTTGGTGAGCTTAGAACATTGATATTATCCTTCAAGGGCAAGACAGTCACAGTCGATCTTATGAAGAGAGAGATACTGTAGCGTAGATTATGTATATTTAAGCTTGTTTGCTTGAGGTAACTTCAACCTACTGGAAGTCCATGAAGTTCGTATGGGTACGATGAGTTGTCTCACTGAAGATGATGGTTGTGATTGTTTCAGATAATGGTCATTCTAGCAATTATTGATATTGTAGTTATATTTAgcctttaaataaaaaaataaatttaataaggAATAATAAGTGCTTTTATTATTTGTCAATATAAACGTTTAATAGAAAGTGAAATCCCAATAATAAATTACATCAAAGCTAAATGATTGtaaccgttttgtttttacttgaaaaacaaataatctgAACTCCTGCTTAGATGAAAATTATTAAGTCTGAATAGATAAAGCTTGTTATAACATTTTACAATTTGATtcatttgtaaatgtttttttactaTAATATTGAGCTTCCATGGTATATGttatttcaaaattataattttcctTCAATACTTGAATTTACTTCAATTTCTAGTGAGCTTTTGACACTTGAAGCTCTCTGCAAATCTGTAATATGTCTTCCTTCATAAGAAAGTGGGTAAAAACTTTattaatgaaaacaacaaagtTTACAAATTTCAATTATAATCATCCCAAAATCGTGAAGGAAACAgtgtttttcatttatcaTCCCGACCTTCTGACGTTTCGATTTCCTGTGTTCGACAGCTTCCAACTGCCACCTCTAGTTTGTATCTTTTCTCTACTTTCTCCCATTGCCACCGGATCTGTGGTCATCGATTGAAAACTCCCATCCCACAACACCAACTCGGAAGGAATTACAAAGTCACTGCAAACGTTTTCGGAGGAACAGTTCCTTCTGGAGCTGAGTGATGATCGCAGCAGTTCACCGGTAACGCGTCCTCCGATACGCAACCGGACACCGCCGTACCTTGGCAATCTGCACCTTGGCTTtcatcagcaccagcagcatcaccatcagcatgCGGAGACGAGTGAGAACGAAATTTACGACTCGGACGAGAGTAATCTGCTCCGGACGCCGCTCGACCGTGGGCCACACTTTGATTTGTCCGCCTCGAAGAACATTACAGCGCTGGTCGGGAAGACGGCCTATCTCAACTGCCGGGTGAAGAACATCGGCAACAAAACggtaaatttcaatttcaatggTGCTGTGTATTGCTTCTGTACTTGTTTTTTCCTACCCAAAAGAACGCGTTTTGCCCGTTTTTGTgtccttttttgctttcgggCTCGAGTTGCTTCCGTTCGGATAAATTCTAAccatgtgtttttatttgtttctctttgtcctctgtgtgtgtgctacacCTGTTCATATATCACAACACAACGTGCAACTTCCCCCTGTGCGGATCGTTCGTCCTCTGCAGGTGTCCTGGGTGCGGCATCGTGACATTCATCTGTTAACCGTAGGTAGATTCACCTATACGTCTGACCAACGTTTCCAGGCTGTACATAATCCCCAGACAGACGACTGGTCGCTACAAGTAAGCCCCCTTATTCCTCTGTTGCTCCATTGCGTCACACgatgagtgtttttgtttttatttagttcaacctctatctctctgtccCTCCTTCCCGATGAGCCTTTTGAGAGCTTGGGGAAAAGCACAAACGATGAGTCAGCAAACTAtatgaaatgataaaaaatgaacCCACTCTCCCTCTATTGACACTCTATATGGCCTATTCGGGCCATCGATCATGTGCTGGTGGGCGTTGGCAGTAGATCCATGTGCACACGCACGAACACGCAAGCTCTCAGGAGATTCCGTCCGTGGAGTGTTGAACTCTCTTTTTTGTCCACTCTATTTTTCCACCTCTTTTGCGTCTGTCTATCTCCCACTGGCAGCTAATACCCGTTGGTTCGTTGTTCTTTCAGATTAGATACCCCCAGAAGCGGGACACGGGCGTGTACGAGTGCCAGATCTCCACTACGCCACCGGTCGGGCACTCAATGTTCCTCGCCGTCGTAGGTAAGTGTCCAGACGGACTAAATGCACGGGGCTGATACTGCTTTAATACCCGTTTAGGATACGTATTGCtcgttcactctctctctctgaaaGACCTTTgagtgtttcgtttttctgGGGTATAGgtttatttccattttaacAGAcacttgttttcttctttccacGTTTCCTATAACTCCATCATCATCTACAGAGCCAATCACCACGATCGTTGGTGTGCCGGATCTGTACATCAACACGGGCTCAACTGTAAATTTAACCTGCATAGTGCGGAACTCGCCCGAGCCTCCTTCAACCATCTTTTGGACCCACAACAATCAGGTAAGCGGAGAagaggtgtgtttgtgtgtctggaGTTGCGGAAGATATGTATTATGGCTTGGATGAATGTGAGAACATGTCCGAAAGCTTAGGGTGGAAACGTAATCCATTTTGATGTCTCGATAGGAAGGGGGTTGTGTTTAGACATATTTTAAGAGATGTGATGTGTTTTATGCCCTAACTAAAACATTTAATAGGCAGGGTAAATAATAAATCTAACAATGGTTGAGCTCTCTTTTTTGATGAATAGAGTTGTCGATGACAGCCAATATAACATTCAGTTTTTTGGTTGTATTCAATAAAGTACAttctgaaaaataaaacattacgCTCAAAACGATAAGCATTGTAATTTGCTGTGGAAATAATGTTATTGTCTATAAAATTGAGTTATTATTATGCCTTTTCTTATTCATCGaaagcaaacaatttaaacCAATTGAGGGAACGATGATAAAGTTTATTatatttgaaaaacaaacctGTTCTTGAATCATTTGTAATTACTAAGAAATGAAACATTCACTTGATTTGACCCGATGAAATGTTTATTTCACACTTGTTTAtaactgaaacaaaacaaaacatttactTATATCTAAATGCTAATCACTGACACTAATCTAAAAACCTCCAATCACTGTTTAAGGACGTTTCGATTGTATCTTCATGCTTAAAGTTATCTCTGAGCCTTTTGGAACCATCCTTTAGCACCCCTCGTTCTCCTTATACATTCAGAATTAAtagcataatttaaaaacgGACTgataattaaaaagaaaagtatTTCAAGTCCTCAATACTTCGCCAAGGCCAAATCAAAAAGCGTGAATACATACTTCGGTGCAAATAGATTATCATGGAATATGATCTTGCTTGCTTTGACGATGTGTTCCCCTAAATGCATTCAAAATGAAAATTGCCGGTCGGTCACGTTCCCGTTGAAACTGCGCTTAAAAGCAAATCGCTCACAGCTTTCACTGCTTCGTtcttaaaaatcaataaaaatgaatagaTCTAATGAAGAGTGTCAATGTCAATTGATTGTGAGCTTTTTTCTTGGTTTGAGAGCATGTTCTATTTATTCCATTTCGAGtgatttttcctctttttccacttcacactttatttttatttttgcaggAGATCAACTACGATTCACCCCGGGGCGGTGTGTCGGTCATAACGGAGAAGGGTGAATTAACGACATCGTACCTGCTAATACAGCGCGCCCGTACCACCGACAGCGGGAAGTACGTCTGCTCCCCATCGAATGCCGATCCTTCCACGATCAACGTGCACATCCTGAATGGTACCGTTCGACCGCCCTACTCGCTAACCGCGTCCAGGGCAATGACAAATACGACATTGTTCGCCCGATACTGGAAACATTTCAGACAGTATTTGTCAGGGCTAccattgtgtgagtgttttttttaggaTGTTTGTGTAATGTATTAAATATGTAAaaggtatatatatataaaggTATATTTTTAATCGTTCCTTTTCACAGTGGGCTCCCCGCTCAAGCGGTTTGCATTGCCGCCCAGCCAGTGGAGTTTGCCGCTGAACTTAATGGTGCCGAGTATTGCATCGACAGCATTTCTCCTGAAAATCCACGCGTGGACCAACAACTGTCGGTGGTGACGGTGAAGAAATTCATCGTAGAGCTCATCCCTGATCCAACAAGACAAGACAGGAAGGGATAATAGGTGAAGAGAGCTTTGTTAAAACTCTTGTGCATCCAAGGCggtgtaataaaataatttcgaAGTAAAATCAAttgtattttaataatttacatATCACAACAAAAGACCATATTTGAGCTTAAGGTAAGTGAACAAGTTGACCATAAGCTGCAAAAATCAAGTGTATTCGAATGTTCCCCCCATGATCCTAAGATAAAAGTTTAATTACAAAACTGTGCCCATTTCCCCttcaaatgattttcttttcagAGAGATTTTCCCGTACCTTTTCGTCAATTTTTCTACTACATCCAACGTAGCTTTCTCCTCTGTTCTGCAAATGAAAAGACGCTTAATCAACTGTATGGATATTATTATGGATATTATTACATGTCTCTTTACTTCCTATCCTGCTCGATGAAACCCCTCATTGCCGTTAGCCGGAATGAATTcagagtattttttttactaccgTTTGGCGCTTACCGCACTATTCTGCTTAATCGGATTATCAACCAGAATGTAAAAGAAATGAGCGAATGAGAAGCGTGGCAAATGGGCGATAAATCAGAAAactattaaaaacattaatttacCACCAACAAGCGGTAGTTGTAATGCTTTGTGGGCGTAATACCATCGTTTGTGTGTAGCTTAGCTTTCATTGTGTTGAAAAGGGCTTTACTTTCATTATGCGAATAGAATGAAAAATGGCTGATAATATAGCACAAATTGCATTATGTGTTGTTGGTTGTAAGGATATGCTTTGGTAGGGTTGGCTAAAGCAAACCGAAATGATGCTTCTTTTGTGCTTTATAAAAATGCATTCCGGTGGGAATTACGTTTTCATTTGCGCCTGTTTGAAGGTTATAGTTGTTAACAAACAGCAATACAAAACAGAGGGAAAGCTGTGGTCGGTTTTCCTCTTTTTATAGTCAACTTGTGTGTTAATGTTGAATGAATACCCCTCAACCAGACgcacaaccaaaaaaacagacgCACCTGTAAAGGATGCAAAACCACATCCGTGCCAGTTGTCTGATTTGGTTGTACTTTAAAAAGAGCATTTTTTAATGTGCACCTTTCACACATTAACCAGACACAGTaaggcaaacacaaacaaatgggGATAATTATTTCCGTAAACGATATGCGTTCATATGCCTGTTTGTAGCATTGGCACGATGAGGGAGTCAAAGAgagaattaataaaaatgcaattaaatcGAACGAGCGTAGCAAAAGCAGGATGGGACTGTTTAAATTTtctcatttgtgtgtgtggtttcgtGTTTCATTTAATCACACTTTCAATTTGAGTGCATGTTTGCAGAATGGAAAGTATTGCATCGAAGAAATCGAAGAAATAGTAACAATTGCATCGATTTGATGATGTCTGTTTGCACACTTTCTGTAATTATTGTACGGTTTGTAAGTAGCTGGGCACGGAACTAATAATCGAACCACTTTTCGGATAGCTCCAAATGATTAAATTACGTTGAAACCAATTGCAAAAATGAATATGAATGCACAGGCTGCACCATATACGCCGAGTTAGGGTAAATTCAATAAACAGTGCTAATTTACACCTGCTGTACACGGTCCATCCTAGAATTCAACTAAGCTAAGTATTTTCCTCTCAAAACCACAAATGCTAGTGTTCAGGCATTAGCCGCCCAACGATTTGTTTTCAAATCTGCCAACATagaatttataatttaatttccattccAAAGTTTGGTACCGGTTGCAACTAACCTCGTTCGAGTCTCCATGCTTTACGAGCTTAACATTCAGACCAAACAGACAGACAGGCCAGGTTGAGAAAGAATGAGATTTTCGGAAAACGTTGACACCGTGCAAATATTCGACCCACCTTCAACAGTTCTGTCGAGCAAAACGAGAACACCACAGCGATGAATGTTGAACAAGAAATGCAGATTTTTCTACCGTCCGCTTCGTTAATTTGTGACTCAGAACACTCCGACACCAGGGCGACACTGCAGCCGGACATATAAAAAGCGAATTAAGACAAACAGCGGCATCTCCTTGGGGCCAGTTTCGTTCCATTTCGTTCCATTTTGTTAAGAATGGCTGCTTACAGTTTGCGTTTTATTACTGGTGATTATTACGATAATAGGCTTACAGTTTCAACGAGTGCTATATAATAAACTATGGTCGTATAATGTTGATAAACGCACGCTCGACACCTTCAAGaaattatctctctctctccctctctctcacacatcTTTCGAGCGTACGAGATTCACGCGATCCTGTTCAGCAGGCAATCCCGGGCGATTCTTCTGTGATCCGGGTCGGCCGGTTAAATCTCATGGGTTGAAtcaataaattgaaaatcatgcCGATTTTCCCATTCGCATCTCGGGCAAAAGGGAATCTCGGTGTCTCGGAAGGAGgatcaaaacaataaaaaaaaggattatCTTATTCTACACCGTCACGTAACGGGCGCCACCCAAACGAACATTAAAACTTATATGTGCTTTTTCACTCCTTTCTTGCTGTTGTTCACTCCCAATGGGATTGTTGGTCGATACTTTTACCATTATGCTCTGTCTCTGTCTTTCTCGATATGGGTCTGTAAACGAAGGTGAAGAGCAACACTCCAAAGCTCCTCGAAATGCTGACCTTTTCCACAATCATCTTGTGTGGAACGACCGTGCAGCTCGTCACCACTTCAACCTTCACAAAATCCCTTCTTTTACAATATCTTGGACTACGATCGTCACGCCAAGCTTCCACACACTATCTACTCTCCATTCATTTATCCATCCAACTGCAGCTCACAGATCCGCAGAGGGCAGCACCAGCTCAGTAGTGATTACAGTGACAAGCCCTAATGATGGTGAACATTAATTCTTATTCCGTTGGTTGGGATGTACTGTCCCCGCCATCGCCGCCGGTAGTGGATGGTCCGGTCGCTGCTCCTACTTCCGAATCCACCTGAGACGTCACGGTAAGTTCGTAGTCGAGCACGGCATGCTTGTATAGTGTCGCTATCGTTTTGGCCGCGGTCAGTATCATATCCGAGCGAGACACGGACGTGTACGAACGGTGCCATTCGGTGTGTGAGGTCTGTGAGGAATGAAGTAGAAAATAGCATGAAAGTTAAATGGTTTTTGAGGGGAAAACACAAATATGGGGGAGCACACAGCTCAATGAGCAGCGAAATGGATGTAGAAATGAATGACCTTTTCTTTCCGGTTTTTTGGGGCTTTAAAAACCGATGATTTACGGCGGGATGCTATCGATGCATTAGTAAGGATCCTTTGGCAAGGGTAGCTAATCGAGGTGGAAAATTGATAAGTGTAACTTTTTACTACTGTTCACAAATAGGAATAGATCATGAATTTAAGCTCTTGATACATTTTTAGCAGATTTTTTGCTTAATTCCTCTGAATCACGTACAGCTAGCCATTCCATTCCGTTTTACATTACCCGGAACACCACATCCCATTTAATGCATGATTTTGCGCATGCATGAACGTTTGTTGATCCAATCAAATCATCATGATTGTCTctttttgtgtgatttatattaaacaaacatacaatcGGACCGGAAACAACGCGGAAGCACGCCTCACGAACGAACAACATCAATCGGTCAATCAATTTAATTGGCAGTTTGTTTAACGGCTGCTCACAAAGTAACACGTAAACTCCGTGCCATTGCTGTTTTGATAGAACATCCGGACAGACCGGTGGATCAAACAGAATGGAAATGAAGCGTTAAATGAGTCCGCTTTGCTTCAACGGAGGGACAGGTACTGGAGCAACGATCGACACGTGAAGTTTGatggaaaacatttaaaatcatATTGATCGATCGTTCAATCGACTGTAAAATGGGTTATCAAGCTGTATTCAATATGATAAATAGGAAAACACTTTGAAGCGTTTTTCGACGCTCAATCGAACCAAATCATTTAGTATTATACTTTAATCTCAAACTTGATTTAGAATCGTAAGTTATTTTTGATCAATTTCTCTtactttatttcaaaattcaaTTACCCACCGAAATTGTCtaaaaaagcaatattttcaaaatctcTCATTCACTTCGTTTCAATTTTAAGCGAATTGTTTTATTGACCTTTCCCAAAACAATCAGCAAAGGATCGGGCATGTTTTTACATCCATACACACTACAAACTACTGCAAACAATCGGAAGTAAACGAGAGAACAATTCAGCTCAAACGTTAGTTTCGGCTTTCCCCCATAACCGGAACAACCACCCTTCGTCGTCCAGGACAAGCATTGGATGTGACTAGTCACAACGGTGGCAAATCGAAAAGGCTGCAACGTGATGGaagaatggaagaaaaactACATCCGCTCGTACTGGCGCTTGTAACGCTTTCAGGTACTGCCTGGGCGATTTTCGACATCCGGTCAAACAGCACCAGTCAACCAACGACTGGCTTCTCCTTCATTCGAATGGATGCCTCGGTGAAGGTAGATTGTGTTCGATAACTTTCaatttgtgtgtctgtgcagtAACGTTCGAGCGGGTGATGTTGAATTAAATTCACAAAACTGCAGGTGATGTTAGCTGCAGCGCACAAAACGTGACCAAATGGAACAGAATATTAGTACGTCATTCCATCCCATTGCTCTCTACAACGACCAAGTtaaaaccccccccccccccatgtgaaaaatattttataatccAATTTAGGCACTCATATGTTTGTGTCAGGCTGGTCCATCCCCGATGGTAAACTCTCTTCCCAAACGAGTGATCACCCTTCATCCGAGCCAGTGTTTTACTGTCCAAGCGCTCGGTTCTGGGACCATTTTCCTAGGGCTAATCATCAACTGGACCTCCTGCCGTTGCAACAACTCATTTGCACTCTATCTCCCGTCTATTTGCTGATGAAAACCACCGAAAGGCATCTAaccactagtgatgggaaatccggagcggagtcatggatcaactccgactccggtacGCAAAATATGACTCCGGCTCCGGATCATAACTGTATTCGACttcggatcagtccggatcagtccggatcactccggattactccggatcactccggattactccggatcactccggattactccggatcattccggattactccggatcactccggattactctggatcactccggattactccggatcactccggattactccggatcactccggattactccggatcactccggattactccggatcactccggattactccggatcactccggattactccggatcactccggattactccggatcactccggattactctggatcactccggattactccggatcactccggattactccggatcactccggattactccggatcactccggattactccggatcactccggattactccggatcactccggattactccgaatcactccggattactccggatcactccggattactccggatcactccggattactccggatcactccggattactccggatcactccggattactccggatcactccggattactccggatcactccggattactccggatcactccggattactccggatcactccggattactctggatcagtccggatcactccgggtcagtccggatcagttttCGTATATATTAGATGTACGACTTGAAAGTCCATGAACTCATCAAGAATTGTCTAAACGATAATGGACAGTCATTCcggatccggagtgatccggagtgatccggagtgatccggagtaatccggagtgatccagagtaatccggagtgatccggactcggAGTCGATGAGTCCGAGGGTTTTCCCGtacgcaccccccccccccgcccccccgCTAAACAGTTCGGAGCAACTCCGAGTCCGACTCCGAGGGGTGCCGGAGTCGGATAaatccgactccggaaaaaaattgtatttacccatcactactaacCACATCGAGCAAACGGTCATTCTAACCAAAAGATAGCCAATTGATATGGATGGTACGCAAATACCACAAAACGAGCGccgtttttcatctttttagTTATCGCATTGCTGgttgcttttaatttttgtgCGATTTGCAAACGATGAAACCGTGAACCGAATTCGGCATAATCGGGTTCGGTGCAGTCGTTCCCAGTTTCTGCATTATTTCCCGGGAGCTAAGCAGCTGCAACCACACCGGGCGCAAACATCCACCCGGAAGCGTGCACAAATCCCTGGCCAAACATCCTTGACCGTTTGCTCTCGGTTAATCCTTTTTCGAGAGTGGGATGAGAGAAGCCTTCAGGGTATCATCTTGTGCAACACCGAACGCGGTTTAAACATGGCACCAAAAGCTAACTCGAACACTAATGCAGCCAATCTCCGGACAAGGGATAGCAGCACTTTCCGTAGAAGATTAGTCACGAACTTAAGGATGGAAATTAAACTGGAAGGACACAAGCAGGTTAAGTTAGGACTGTATAGAGGAGCGGAAGTTTGTCCAACTGAAAACTTCCGCCGGTGAATGAATTACTGCATTCCGTACAGATTAAAGATGCGGATACACAACTTTGCAGACACTCGTTGTCGCACtttctctgtatgtgtgtctctctCCACTCTAGGGATTTAACCAAATGACAATCATTACAAAAACGCATAATCTCATTACGTTCGAGGAACACCCAGGCCTTCCTTCTCCGTTTGGAGGGACGTAAGCGATTCCAAAACGaaaccacacaaaatcaaTACGTAGCAGAGATacaataaaattcaattaaaatcatCCCATTTCATCGAACGAGGCACAGTGAAATTGAACGATAAAGGTCAGTATACCGAATGTCCTTTAGCAGGATGATTTGATATTTTGCCTCCTGCTTCTTGC
Proteins encoded:
- the LOC120956543 gene encoding zwei Ig domain protein zig-8-like yields the protein MATLRSQYGINIIFLFIVHLNHGITKSLQTFSEEQFLLELSDDRSSSPVTRPPIRNRTPPYLGNLHLGFHQHQQHHHQHAETSENEIYDSDESNLLRTPLDRGPHFDLSASKNITALVGKTAYLNCRVKNIGNKTVSWVRHRDIHLLTVGRFTYTSDQRFQAVHNPQTDDWSLQIRYPQKRDTGVYECQISTTPPVGHSMFLAVVEPITTIVGVPDLYINTGSTVNLTCIVRNSPEPPSTIFWTHNNQEINYDSPRGGVSVITEKGELTTSYLLIQRARTTDSGKYVCSPSNADPSTINVHILNGTVRPPYSLTASRAMTNTTLFARYWKHFRQYLSGLPLLGSPLKRFALPPSQWSLPLNLMVPSIASTAFLLKIHAWTNNCRW